A single region of the Paramicrobacterium fandaimingii genome encodes:
- a CDS encoding sensor histidine kinase: MRHSALAPVFTGLRWALHALLVALIVFASVHAEVLQSEHARAVQVLGGAMLVVYFGGAGAAHLSVFTGKRLSLFSYVWIGLLGLVWLGMLMVTMDAAYIVFPLFFLFLHLLPMTAGIVSVVVSTTLTIAMLGYHSGISVGGVVGPVIGASVALAISGGYSALYREAREREKLIDELTATRGELAIAEREAGVLAERERLAREIHDTVAQGLSSIQILLHATERVDPDRPGIEQLQLARQTAADALVDTRRIIRELTPPVLDEQTLAGALSRLAASAEHTLRTSGRATRVRFHLVGEAQPLPMITETTLLRVAQSAIANVQQHAKATALDITLTFDEDAVTLDVVDDGTGFDTATLDKRNSTSFGLTAIRRRVIELGGSMSIESVPGEGTALAATIPLTEEAA; the protein is encoded by the coding sequence ATGAGACACTCTGCCCTTGCCCCCGTGTTCACGGGGCTGCGCTGGGCGCTGCACGCTCTGCTCGTCGCGCTGATCGTTTTCGCGAGCGTGCATGCTGAGGTTCTGCAGTCCGAGCATGCTCGTGCCGTGCAGGTGCTGGGCGGAGCGATGCTCGTCGTCTACTTCGGCGGGGCCGGGGCAGCGCATCTGAGCGTGTTCACCGGAAAGCGTCTCTCGCTCTTCTCGTATGTGTGGATCGGACTTCTCGGTCTCGTCTGGCTTGGCATGCTCATGGTGACGATGGACGCCGCGTACATCGTCTTTCCGCTCTTCTTCCTCTTTCTTCACCTTCTGCCCATGACCGCGGGCATCGTCAGCGTCGTTGTGTCGACGACGCTGACGATCGCGATGCTCGGCTACCACTCGGGCATCAGCGTCGGCGGTGTCGTGGGCCCCGTCATCGGCGCCTCGGTCGCCCTGGCGATCTCGGGCGGGTACTCGGCGCTCTACCGTGAGGCGCGCGAGCGCGAGAAGCTCATCGACGAGCTGACGGCAACCCGGGGCGAGCTCGCCATCGCCGAGCGCGAAGCCGGTGTGCTCGCCGAGCGCGAACGGCTCGCGAGAGAGATTCACGACACTGTCGCGCAGGGTCTCTCGAGCATTCAGATTCTGCTGCACGCGACGGAGCGCGTCGATCCGGACAGGCCGGGCATCGAGCAGCTTCAGCTGGCGAGGCAGACCGCCGCAGACGCGCTCGTTGACACGCGACGCATCATCAGAGAGCTCACGCCTCCCGTGCTCGATGAGCAGACTCTCGCCGGAGCGCTCAGTCGGCTCGCCGCGTCGGCAGAGCACACCCTGCGCACGAGCGGGCGAGCAACCCGTGTGCGATTTCACCTCGTCGGCGAGGCGCAGCCGCTGCCTATGATCACCGAGACAACCTTGCTGAGGGTCGCGCAGAGCGCCATTGCCAATGTGCAGCAGCACGCGAAGGCAACGGCCCTCGACATCACCCTGACGTTCGATGAGGATGCCGTCACTCTCGACGTCGTCGATGACGGAACGGGCTTTGACACGGCGACGCTCGACAAACGAAACAGCACGTCTTTCGGTCTCACGGCGATTCGCCGTCGAGTGATCGAGCTTGGCGGAAGCATGTCAATCGAGTCGGTTCCCGGTGAAGGCACCGCTCTCGCCGCGACGATACCGCTCACAGAGGAGGCAGCATGA
- the purS gene encoding phosphoribosylformylglycinamidine synthase subunit PurS has translation MPILVVDVMPKAELLDPQGKAVHGALSRLGHAAVSGVRVGKRFEITVDEVTPEVINDVTTVAGEILSNSVIEDVVSVREADAR, from the coding sequence GTGCCCATTCTTGTTGTTGATGTCATGCCGAAGGCCGAGCTGCTCGACCCCCAGGGGAAGGCAGTGCACGGCGCGCTCTCGCGTCTCGGCCACGCAGCCGTCTCTGGCGTGCGTGTCGGAAAGCGCTTCGAGATTACCGTTGACGAGGTGACGCCTGAGGTCATCAACGACGTTACGACGGTGGCAGGCGAGATTCTCTCGAACTCCGTCATCGAAGACGTCGTCTCGGTGCGCGAGGCAGACGCACGATGA
- the purQ gene encoding phosphoribosylformylglycinamidine synthase subunit PurQ, which translates to MRIGVITFPGSLDDRDAQRAIRFADAEPVALWHGEHDLKGVDAIVLPGGFSYGDYLRAGAIASVSPIMAEVIDAAKRGMPVLGICNGFQMLTEAHLLPGGLIRNELGTFVRRDQTLRVENADTAWTNDFSADEEIVIPLKNGEGGFIASNDELDRLEGEGRVAFRYVGVNPNGSLRDIAGVTNERGNVVGLMPHPEHAIEAGFGPDTDAAMRSGVDGLRFFTSAITALQAV; encoded by the coding sequence ATGAGAATCGGCGTCATCACTTTTCCGGGCTCCCTCGACGATCGCGACGCACAGCGGGCGATTCGATTCGCGGATGCTGAGCCCGTCGCGCTCTGGCACGGCGAACACGATCTCAAGGGCGTCGACGCGATCGTGCTTCCGGGAGGCTTCAGCTACGGCGACTATCTGCGCGCCGGCGCGATCGCCTCGGTATCGCCGATCATGGCCGAGGTGATCGACGCCGCGAAGAGGGGAATGCCCGTTCTCGGCATCTGCAACGGCTTTCAAATGCTCACCGAGGCGCACCTGCTGCCCGGAGGCCTCATTCGCAATGAGCTCGGCACGTTCGTGCGCCGCGACCAGACGCTGCGCGTCGAGAACGCCGACACCGCGTGGACGAACGATTTCTCGGCTGACGAGGAGATCGTCATTCCGTTGAAGAACGGCGAGGGCGGGTTCATCGCCAGCAACGACGAGCTCGACAGGCTCGAGGGTGAAGGCCGCGTTGCCTTCCGCTACGTCGGCGTCAACCCCAATGGCTCACTGCGCGACATCGCGGGCGTCACGAACGAGCGCGGCAACGTCGTCGGGCTCATGCCGCACCCCGAACACGCGATCGAGGCGGGGTTCGGGCCCGACACGGATGCCGCGATGCGCAGCGGCGTCGACGGGCTGCGTTTCTTCACCTCGGCGATCACAGCACTCCAAGCTGTGTAG
- a CDS encoding SDR family oxidoreductase — MDLQLSGKTALVTGASKGMGLEVVRVLHEEGVRVVTASRTISPALAETGAVTLTGDLSLPDVPARIVTDALGVTGTLDILVNNVGGGDTGAPGAGFLDFGDEAWSSTVDLNLYAAVRTTRAALPALLDSRGAVVNVSSDSARRPQTAPLPYGAAKAALNAVTKGLSEEFGPRGVRFNTVSPSSTRTALWEGKQSFGADLAQAMNVTQEELIAALPSQMGMLTNRFIEPREIATTIAYLVSPLADSVHGANWVVDAGVSKTI; from the coding sequence ATGGACCTCCAGCTATCGGGCAAAACTGCACTCGTCACCGGCGCGAGCAAGGGAATGGGTTTGGAGGTCGTGCGTGTCCTTCACGAGGAGGGGGTCAGGGTAGTGACAGCCTCGCGCACGATCTCGCCCGCCCTCGCTGAAACCGGAGCCGTGACCCTCACCGGCGATCTGTCGCTACCGGATGTGCCAGCGCGGATCGTGACAGACGCCCTTGGCGTCACGGGCACTCTGGACATCCTTGTGAACAATGTCGGCGGTGGCGACACCGGTGCTCCTGGGGCGGGCTTCCTCGATTTCGGCGACGAAGCCTGGTCGTCCACCGTCGATCTGAACCTCTACGCGGCCGTTCGCACGACGCGTGCAGCCCTGCCCGCCCTGCTGGATTCGCGCGGAGCCGTCGTGAACGTCTCGTCCGACAGTGCCCGTCGACCGCAGACCGCACCTTTGCCGTATGGCGCGGCGAAGGCAGCGCTCAACGCGGTAACGAAGGGATTGTCGGAGGAATTCGGCCCAAGGGGTGTGCGATTTAACACGGTGTCGCCGTCGTCGACTCGCACTGCCCTCTGGGAGGGCAAACAGAGCTTCGGCGCCGACCTCGCGCAGGCAATGAACGTCACCCAGGAAGAACTGATCGCCGCCCTTCCGTCGCAGATGGGGATGCTCACCAACCGCTTCATCGAACCACGTGAGATTGCGACCACGATCGCCTACCTCGTCTCACCACTTGCGGACAGCGTCCACGGCGCCAATTGGGTAGTCGACGCCGGTGTCTCGAAGACAATCTAG
- a CDS encoding TetR/AcrR family transcriptional regulator, with product MAEISHQPPRPLRADAENSIARILEAAERVFAADPSASLEAVAKAAGVARTTVHRRFSSRDDLRDALVDVVNAKLREAVAGANVDTAPPLVALYQLTVATLDLKVDWRASWQFIDLGSAGARGIDPDNIAQLDSLLQRSLAVGLLRAEVDVQWARNVYMALIHEAAVARPDDESASEWARLIMQTLLGGIGNTEHDLEALLTQ from the coding sequence ATGGCAGAAATTTCTCACCAACCCCCGCGCCCACTTCGCGCCGACGCCGAGAACTCGATCGCGCGCATCCTCGAAGCGGCCGAGAGAGTGTTCGCCGCCGATCCGTCGGCAAGTCTCGAAGCTGTGGCCAAAGCTGCCGGTGTCGCGCGCACGACCGTGCACCGTCGCTTCTCCTCGAGGGACGACCTGCGCGATGCCCTCGTCGACGTCGTCAACGCAAAGCTGCGTGAAGCTGTGGCCGGTGCGAACGTAGATACGGCGCCTCCTTTGGTGGCGCTGTACCAACTGACCGTGGCGACGCTCGATCTCAAGGTCGACTGGCGAGCATCCTGGCAGTTCATCGACCTCGGCAGCGCGGGCGCTCGAGGTATCGACCCCGACAACATTGCGCAGCTCGATTCTCTCTTACAACGCTCCCTCGCGGTCGGGCTCCTGCGCGCCGAGGTCGACGTGCAGTGGGCACGCAACGTGTACATGGCGCTGATCCATGAGGCGGCAGTCGCCCGGCCCGACGACGAGTCCGCCTCCGAATGGGCGAGGCTCATCATGCAGACCTTGCTCGGCGGCATCGGAAACACCGAGCACGACCTCGAAGCGCTCCTCACCCAGTGA
- a CDS encoding DUF3817 domain-containing protein, with amino-acid sequence MAPSETSSAIASTSSKALTPRRLYGILAIAETITWTLLIIGMLLKYVAQIGDWPVTIGGGTHGVIFVAYAFTAGLVGVNQRWTPLQIVGAVATAIVPYATIPFDRSLERRGMLEGGWRREKTDDPRDATWVSAWLRFFLRHPALLSILLVVAVGVVFGTLLTLGPPTEWGS; translated from the coding sequence ATGGCCCCATCTGAGACTTCATCCGCGATAGCATCCACGTCGTCGAAGGCATTGACACCTCGACGTCTCTACGGCATCCTCGCGATCGCCGAGACGATCACGTGGACCCTGTTGATTATCGGAATGCTCCTCAAATACGTGGCGCAGATCGGCGACTGGCCCGTCACCATCGGCGGCGGCACGCACGGTGTCATCTTCGTCGCCTACGCCTTCACAGCCGGTCTTGTCGGCGTGAACCAGCGGTGGACGCCACTGCAGATCGTGGGCGCCGTCGCCACGGCGATCGTCCCATATGCGACGATTCCGTTTGACCGCAGCCTCGAGCGTCGGGGCATGCTCGAGGGCGGTTGGCGCCGCGAGAAGACAGACGATCCGCGCGATGCAACGTGGGTGAGTGCGTGGCTCCGATTCTTCCTCCGGCATCCGGCCCTGCTCAGCATCCTCCTTGTGGTAGCCGTCGGCGTCGTCTTCGGCACGCTCCTCACGCTCGGCCCGCCCACCGAGTGGGGTTCCTGA
- a CDS encoding trimeric intracellular cation channel family protein has product MDQQLLLLILDLTGTFAFALNGALTAIRAVRVDIVGVIALGMITAMGGGVIRDVMLNLSPATFQDWRYLAVAAVGALIAFAFGNSLVRLSTPIEVLDAVGLSFFAITGAIKAIEFGLGPAQAIILGTITAVGGGTLRDALLGRVPSVLSDGLYAVPAFIGAGLAVIASLFGLYGPVTAVVAAAVCFLIRILGLHFGWNAPVPREWKRRGTGSSRRD; this is encoded by the coding sequence ATGGATCAGCAACTGCTTCTGCTCATCCTCGACCTCACGGGCACGTTTGCGTTCGCACTCAATGGAGCCCTCACAGCGATCCGGGCCGTTCGCGTCGACATCGTCGGAGTGATCGCTCTGGGCATGATCACCGCGATGGGCGGCGGAGTCATCCGCGATGTGATGCTCAACCTCTCGCCCGCCACCTTTCAGGATTGGCGATACCTCGCTGTCGCGGCGGTCGGGGCGCTCATCGCCTTCGCCTTCGGAAACAGTCTCGTTCGACTGTCCACGCCGATTGAGGTGCTGGATGCTGTCGGGCTGAGCTTCTTCGCGATCACCGGAGCGATCAAAGCCATTGAGTTCGGGCTCGGACCGGCCCAGGCCATCATTCTCGGCACCATCACCGCTGTCGGCGGAGGCACGCTTCGCGATGCGCTGCTCGGACGTGTGCCCTCCGTGCTGAGTGACGGGCTCTACGCTGTGCCGGCCTTCATCGGCGCCGGCCTCGCCGTCATCGCGTCGCTATTCGGGCTCTACGGCCCCGTCACCGCGGTCGTCGCAGCTGCCGTGTGCTTTCTCATCCGCATCCTGGGACTGCACTTCGGCTGGAACGCGCCAGTGCCGCGCGAGTGGAAGCGGCGTGGCACCGGCAGCTCACGTCGGGACTAA
- a CDS encoding amidohydrolase translates to MTVVSKVLAGLDELRERQEEFYRDLHRNPELSHHEHETATKAAQWLRGLGLDVHDGIGGTGAVGILRNGDGPVVLLRADMDALPVTEQSGVDYASEATAPDENGHTVSVAHACGHDVHVASLVAAVELLSRSPEQWSGTVVALLQPAEETADGAAGMLDDGLAELIPTPDIALAQHVLALPAGTLGVRPGPFLTAADSIRITVHGRGAHGSMPQASIDPVVLAAHIVVRLQTIVSREIAPAETAVLTVGSIQAGTKSNVIPESAVLQLNMRTYSEQTRSALFEAIRRIVDAECVASQSPKPAEYDVFDSFPLTDNDTEASERVAAAFTTHFGEQNRPIEQQSASEDFSDVPNALGVPYVYWGIGGIDAEQYAAAEAAGRVAQDIPVNHSPAFAPVIQPTLDTGTRALVVAALEWLAK, encoded by the coding sequence ATGACGGTGGTGTCGAAAGTTTTGGCCGGGCTCGATGAGCTTCGCGAGCGGCAGGAGGAGTTCTACAGAGATCTGCACAGAAACCCCGAACTATCGCATCACGAGCACGAAACTGCGACGAAGGCGGCGCAATGGCTGCGCGGGCTTGGCCTTGATGTGCATGACGGAATCGGCGGCACTGGCGCCGTCGGAATTCTGCGCAATGGCGACGGGCCTGTCGTACTGCTGCGTGCGGACATGGATGCGCTCCCCGTCACGGAACAAAGCGGCGTCGACTACGCGAGCGAGGCTACGGCACCGGACGAGAACGGTCACACAGTGTCTGTCGCCCACGCGTGCGGGCACGACGTGCATGTGGCGTCGCTTGTGGCTGCCGTGGAGCTGCTGAGCAGATCGCCGGAACAGTGGAGCGGCACTGTCGTTGCGCTTCTGCAGCCCGCCGAAGAGACGGCTGACGGTGCAGCGGGCATGCTCGACGACGGGCTCGCCGAGCTGATTCCGACACCAGACATCGCCCTCGCGCAACATGTGCTGGCGCTACCGGCCGGAACGCTTGGGGTGCGACCTGGCCCGTTCCTCACGGCGGCAGACAGCATCCGGATCACCGTTCACGGCCGTGGCGCCCACGGTTCGATGCCGCAGGCGAGCATCGACCCGGTCGTGCTCGCTGCGCACATCGTCGTGAGGCTGCAGACCATCGTCTCCCGTGAGATTGCGCCGGCGGAGACCGCCGTGCTCACGGTCGGCAGCATCCAGGCCGGCACGAAGAGCAACGTCATTCCCGAGTCAGCCGTGCTGCAGCTCAACATGCGCACCTACAGCGAGCAGACGCGCTCCGCGCTGTTTGAGGCGATCCGGCGCATCGTCGATGCCGAGTGTGTCGCCTCGCAGTCGCCGAAACCAGCGGAATACGACGTCTTCGACAGTTTTCCGCTCACAGACAACGACACGGAGGCAAGCGAACGCGTCGCCGCTGCATTCACCACGCACTTTGGTGAGCAGAACAGACCCATTGAGCAGCAGTCAGCGAGCGAAGACTTCAGCGACGTTCCGAACGCTCTCGGAGTGCCGTATGTGTACTGGGGCATCGGGGGAATCGACGCAGAGCAGTATGCCGCTGCCGAGGCAGCAGGGCGAGTGGCGCAGGACATTCCCGTGAATCACTCGCCCGCGTTCGCACCCGTGATCCAGCCGACACTCGACACGGGCACTCGTGCGCTCGTCGTCGCGGCGCTCGAGTGGCTTGCGAAATAG
- the purL gene encoding phosphoribosylformylglycinamidine synthase subunit PurL: MSIPADTGADTVANAAATPEKEQPYAALGLKPDEYAAIRDILGRRPTSGELAMYSVMWSEHCSYKSSKKYLRQFGQKVSPEMTKNLMVGMGENAGVVDIGEGWAVTFKVESHNHPSYIEPFQGAATGVGGIVRDIISMGARPVAVMDQLRFGTIDDPDTARVVHGVTSGISFYGNCLGLPNIGGETYFDPVYQGNPLVNALSVGVLRHEDLHLANASGVGNKVVLFGARTGGDGIGGASILASDSFDDGGPTKRPAVQVGDPFAEKVLIECCLEMYRDELVEGIQDLGAAGISCATSELAANGDGGMFIELDGVLLRDPSLTAEEILMSESQERMMAVVAPEKLDEFLAVAAKWDVETSVLGEVTDTGRLVINWHGEEIVNVDPSTVAVDGPVYDRPVAYPTWIDALQADTASALERSDDPAVLKEQTLKLLGSANLADKSWITDQYDYYVLGNTALSFPDDAGMIRVDEESGLGFSIATDANGRYCQLDPRAGAQLALAEAYRNVAATGAVPAAVTDCLNFGSPENPEVMWQFSEAVEGLSDACLEMGVPVTGGNVSFYNQTGDTPIYPTPVVGVLGVIDDVAKRVPSGWQDEGDNIYLLGTTRTELSGSAWAGTVHGHLGGRPPKVDLQREKDLAALLHAGSQQSLLASAHDLSDGGLAQALIESVLRFGVGARVWLGEIMERDGVDAASALFSESTGRVVVSVPREDDVKFRGLCEGRGYPVLRIGVTDSAASADATLEVQDYFTVSVDDLRKTHESTLREHFA, from the coding sequence GTGAGCATCCCAGCAGACACCGGCGCCGACACCGTCGCGAACGCAGCAGCGACTCCCGAGAAAGAGCAGCCCTACGCGGCACTCGGTCTGAAGCCAGACGAATACGCGGCGATCCGCGACATTCTCGGACGGCGCCCCACCTCGGGAGAGCTCGCCATGTACTCGGTGATGTGGAGCGAGCACTGCTCGTACAAGAGCTCGAAGAAGTACCTCCGCCAGTTCGGCCAGAAGGTGTCGCCAGAGATGACGAAGAACCTCATGGTGGGCATGGGCGAGAACGCCGGCGTCGTCGACATCGGCGAAGGCTGGGCCGTGACCTTCAAGGTCGAGAGCCACAACCACCCGAGCTACATCGAGCCGTTCCAGGGTGCAGCGACAGGCGTCGGCGGCATCGTGCGCGACATCATCTCCATGGGCGCTCGTCCCGTCGCCGTCATGGACCAGTTGCGCTTCGGCACGATCGACGACCCCGACACCGCACGCGTCGTGCACGGGGTCACGAGCGGCATCTCGTTCTACGGCAACTGCCTCGGCCTTCCCAACATCGGCGGCGAAACATACTTCGACCCGGTGTACCAGGGAAACCCGCTCGTCAATGCGCTCTCCGTCGGAGTGCTCCGCCACGAAGATCTTCACCTGGCCAATGCCTCGGGCGTCGGCAACAAGGTTGTGCTGTTCGGCGCACGCACGGGAGGCGACGGCATCGGCGGAGCATCCATTCTGGCCTCTGACTCCTTTGATGACGGCGGGCCGACAAAGCGACCCGCCGTGCAGGTTGGCGACCCGTTTGCCGAGAAGGTGCTCATCGAGTGCTGCCTCGAGATGTACCGCGATGAGCTCGTCGAGGGAATTCAAGACCTCGGCGCAGCCGGCATCTCGTGCGCAACGAGCGAGCTCGCCGCAAATGGCGACGGCGGCATGTTCATCGAGCTCGATGGCGTGCTGCTTCGCGATCCCTCGCTCACGGCAGAAGAGATTCTCATGTCGGAGTCGCAGGAGCGCATGATGGCCGTTGTGGCGCCAGAGAAGCTCGACGAGTTTCTCGCCGTCGCCGCGAAGTGGGATGTCGAAACGAGCGTGCTCGGTGAAGTCACCGACACGGGACGACTGGTCATCAACTGGCACGGCGAAGAGATCGTCAACGTCGATCCGTCGACGGTGGCCGTCGACGGCCCCGTGTACGACCGCCCGGTTGCATACCCGACTTGGATCGATGCGCTGCAGGCAGACACCGCGAGCGCTCTCGAGCGCAGCGATGACCCGGCCGTGCTGAAAGAGCAGACGCTGAAGCTTCTTGGTTCGGCGAACCTGGCAGACAAGAGCTGGATCACGGACCAGTACGACTACTACGTGCTGGGCAACACGGCGCTGTCGTTCCCCGATGACGCGGGAATGATCCGCGTCGACGAGGAGTCGGGGCTCGGCTTCTCGATCGCCACCGATGCCAACGGCCGTTACTGCCAGCTCGACCCGCGCGCAGGAGCGCAGCTTGCCCTCGCGGAGGCCTACCGCAACGTCGCCGCAACCGGGGCCGTCCCCGCCGCGGTCACCGACTGCCTCAACTTCGGCAGCCCCGAGAACCCCGAGGTGATGTGGCAGTTCTCTGAAGCCGTTGAAGGGCTCTCCGATGCCTGCCTCGAGATGGGCGTTCCCGTCACGGGCGGCAATGTCTCGTTCTACAACCAGACGGGCGACACCCCCATCTACCCGACGCCGGTCGTCGGCGTTCTCGGCGTCATCGACGATGTCGCCAAGCGCGTTCCGAGCGGCTGGCAGGACGAGGGCGACAACATCTACCTTCTCGGCACGACCCGCACGGAGCTCTCAGGATCGGCGTGGGCTGGAACGGTGCACGGGCACCTCGGCGGCCGTCCGCCGAAGGTCGATCTTCAGCGCGAGAAGGATCTTGCTGCGCTGCTGCACGCCGGGTCGCAGCAATCGCTTCTCGCCTCGGCGCACGATCTGTCAGACGGCGGTCTCGCGCAGGCGCTCATCGAGTCTGTGCTGCGCTTCGGCGTCGGAGCGCGCGTGTGGCTCGGCGAGATCATGGAGCGTGACGGCGTCGACGCGGCATCCGCCCTCTTCTCGGAGTCGACAGGACGTGTGGTTGTCTCGGTTCCTCGCGAAGACGATGTGAAGTTTCGCGGACTGTGCGAGGGGCGCGGGTACCCCGTGCTGCGCATCGGCGTCACCGACAGCGCGGCTTCTGCCGACGCGACGCTCGAGGTTCAGGACTACTTCACGGTCTCGGTCGATGACCTGCGGAAGACGCACGAGAGCACCCTGCGCGAGCATTTCGCCTAG
- a CDS encoding dihydrofolate reductase family protein, whose amino-acid sequence MTRIVYNTATSLNGFIADEQNSLDWLFAVESGEAPDHGAFMREVGVIVEGATTYEWVLSSTKLMEHPEKWTSFFGDHPTYVFTSRNLPIPEGADVRLVDGDVGDHLDDIVRAASGLDVWLVGGGELVGQFYDIGALDEIQVSIAPSALAGGAPLFPRATEPGDLELTEVKRYGGFAHLCYSVQSESD is encoded by the coding sequence ATGACACGCATTGTCTACAACACGGCGACGTCGCTGAACGGGTTCATCGCCGATGAGCAGAACTCGCTCGATTGGCTTTTCGCCGTCGAGTCGGGCGAGGCTCCCGACCACGGAGCATTCATGCGCGAGGTCGGCGTCATCGTCGAGGGCGCAACGACGTACGAGTGGGTGCTGAGCTCAACGAAGCTCATGGAGCATCCTGAGAAGTGGACGTCGTTCTTCGGCGATCATCCAACGTACGTCTTCACGAGTCGCAACCTGCCGATTCCCGAGGGCGCCGACGTTCGCCTCGTCGACGGCGACGTCGGTGACCACCTCGATGACATCGTTCGGGCGGCATCCGGTCTTGATGTGTGGCTTGTCGGCGGAGGGGAGCTTGTCGGCCAGTTCTACGACATTGGCGCTCTCGACGAGATTCAGGTGTCGATCGCGCCCTCGGCGCTCGCCGGTGGGGCGCCGCTTTTTCCTCGTGCAACGGAGCCCGGCGACCTCGAGTTGACTGAGGTCAAGCGCTATGGCGGATTCGCGCACCTCTGTTACAGCGTGCAGTCGGAATCCGACTGA
- a CDS encoding sugar porter family MFS transporter has translation MSQRSTPYTKKAYGLSIAAAVGGFLFGFDSSVINGAVDSIDKAFSLGPALTGFIVAVALLGCAVGAWFGGALADRYGRLRVIFIGGILFLISSIGAGLTIGPWDLLVWRVLGGIGIGIASVVTPAYIAEISPRQIRGTLASFQQLAITLGIFAALLSDAVLATSAGGASEQLWIGMEAWRWMFLVGAVPAIVYIVLAFTLPESPRYLLAKGREDEARDIFKTLVIESEVERNIRDITKAIKTDEKHSGASLRGSRFGLQGVVWVGIILSVFQQFVGINVIFYYSTSLWKAVGFTEESSLLVSVITALTNVVLTFVAIFLVDRVGRRPILLSGSVLMAISLGTMALAFSFAAKSGEDVSLPGAWGPIALIAANLFVIGFAASWGPLVWVLLGEIFPPKIRGKALGVAAAAQWLANFAVTVTFPSMSSWSLPLTYGMYAVFAALSFIFVFWKVPETKGMELEQAETLFTK, from the coding sequence ATGTCACAACGATCCACTCCGTATACGAAAAAGGCCTACGGGCTCTCCATCGCCGCTGCGGTCGGCGGATTTCTCTTCGGCTTCGACTCGTCCGTCATCAACGGCGCCGTCGATTCGATTGACAAAGCGTTCTCACTGGGGCCCGCGCTCACCGGATTCATCGTCGCCGTCGCCCTTCTCGGCTGCGCCGTCGGCGCCTGGTTCGGCGGCGCCCTCGCCGACCGCTACGGTCGGCTCCGGGTCATCTTCATCGGCGGCATCCTCTTTCTGATCAGCTCGATCGGGGCCGGTCTCACCATCGGGCCATGGGACCTGCTCGTCTGGCGCGTTCTCGGCGGCATCGGCATCGGCATCGCCTCTGTCGTCACGCCGGCATACATCGCCGAGATCTCGCCGCGGCAGATTCGCGGCACCCTCGCCTCATTTCAGCAGCTCGCCATCACCCTCGGAATCTTCGCAGCGCTCTTGAGCGATGCGGTGCTCGCAACGTCGGCCGGCGGCGCAAGCGAGCAGCTGTGGATCGGCATGGAGGCGTGGCGCTGGATGTTCCTCGTCGGCGCCGTGCCCGCCATCGTCTACATCGTGCTGGCCTTCACCCTTCCCGAATCGCCCCGCTACCTGCTCGCGAAGGGGCGTGAAGACGAAGCGCGCGACATCTTCAAGACGCTCGTCATCGAGTCTGAGGTCGAGCGCAACATCCGCGACATCACCAAGGCGATCAAGACAGACGAGAAGCACTCCGGTGCGTCACTTCGGGGCTCGAGGTTCGGCCTGCAGGGCGTCGTCTGGGTGGGCATCATCCTGTCGGTGTTCCAGCAATTCGTGGGAATCAACGTCATCTTCTACTACTCGACGAGCCTGTGGAAGGCCGTCGGCTTCACCGAGGAGTCGTCACTGCTCGTCAGCGTCATCACCGCGTTGACGAACGTCGTGCTCACCTTCGTCGCGATCTTCCTTGTCGACCGTGTCGGACGGCGCCCGATTCTGCTGAGCGGCTCGGTGCTCATGGCGATCTCACTCGGCACCATGGCTCTCGCCTTCAGCTTCGCGGCGAAGAGCGGTGAAGACGTGAGCCTTCCCGGCGCATGGGGACCGATCGCGCTTATCGCCGCGAACCTCTTCGTCATCGGATTCGCCGCATCGTGGGGCCCGCTTGTCTGGGTTCTGCTTGGCGAGATCTTCCCGCCGAAGATCCGCGGAAAGGCGCTGGGCGTCGCCGCGGCAGCTCAGTGGCTCGCCAACTTCGCAGTCACCGTCACGTTCCCGAGCATGTCGTCGTGGTCGCTTCCACTCACCTACGGCATGTACGCCGTGTTCGCGGCGCTCTCGTTTATCTTCGTGTTCTGGAAGGTTCCCGAGACCAAGGGGATGGAACTCGAGCAGGCAGAGACCCTGTTTACGAAGTAG